Below is a genomic region from Theileria equi strain WA chromosome 4 map unlocalized gcontig_1105316255045, whole genome shotgun sequence.
ATACCGTTATAACCACAAGTGAAAAAAATATAGTACTAGACTTTTAGCATCTTTTAAAGGTGTCACTGGTGGTTGAAGCTTCCGACCCTTTCCTCCCACAGAAAGTCTTTAACAGTAAATTTCCCAGCTTAGGTGCGTTGAAAAGCAAAATATCCTTCCATAAGATTATCATGGTAAGGAGTAACCGAATTAAACTGCCCTGGGTGTATGTACAATGTTGACGTTGTCAAACATGTGGAATAGCCATAATTTAATACATGGATAATGGATGTCCACGTTTCATAAGGACCATGCATTGTAAATACACCAATCGCTATGCCTATAAATCGAagagactaccattaattgAACATGCACACTCTAATGGAGTGTAAGATATCGAATCATGGTATTGCATTATTGGTGAATgtccattaaaattcccGAGGAATATCAGCATGGACTCTTTAAGAATGGAGACTGATAGACTCATGCTGACCTTTATCTTTGGCAAGCTTCTTATTCAGTGAATTTTTAAGGTCCTGTAGTTTCTTGTCATAGTTTTCCTCAgtaatcttcttccattctccatcagcattcttttcaaaatatttccTATCGCCATTCTTAAGAATGAGTATAAGTACTGAATAATTTCCCTTTGACGAAACTTCAGCGAATAATAAACCTTCCCCCTCAGAGGCGGTCCATAATTCCTTATCACCATCAACAACTTGGTGCATGATATAATAGCCTTTCTTTGGGAAATAAGTCTTGAGGGTTACTCCCTTATCAT
It encodes:
- a CDS encoding signal peptide containing protein (encoded by transcript BEWA_000060A) translates to MRILALLWTVCLVRLCSGCIKGNETDYNDGPYGGSEENLRSSPPQSAGQDGLVLDLASPDKSKVKIEIDNDKGVTLKTYFPKKGYYIMHQVVDGDKELWTASEGEGLLFAEVSSKGNYSVLILILKNGDRKYFEKNADGEWKKITEENYDKKLQDLKNSLNKKLAKDKGQHESISLHS